A segment of the Candidatus Krumholzibacteriia bacterium genome:
TTTTTCTTGCCAAATCGGGCCTGCAAGTCCGAATCGCGCGGGAGCACGCGTCCGTGGAGGCGATAGATCCTCTGGACCAGCCCCGAGCAGTCGAACCCGTTGGGGGTGGTGCCCCCCCACAGATAGGGGACACCCAGAAAGCGAAGTCCGGTCGCGGCAAGGCGATCGGGACGGACGGCCCGCCCGCTGGCGGGCCGTTTCTCGACCTCGCCGGCACGAACGTACCCGCCGCGGCCGTCCGCCAGCTCCACGGCGAGCCAACCGCGCCGGCCACCGGGGGTTGCCACCAGCAGTGTCCCCACCACCAGGTCAGTGACCGGGAGGGCGCCGGCCTCGGGCGCGGCGACCACAAGGGCGTGGTTGGCCCGCAGGCGGTGCCCGGCGCGGCGCGTGAAGGCGGCGTGGCGTGCCTCGCCGACGGGCACAAGGTGCCAGCTTCGGATCCATCCGATGTAGCCGTCGTCCATGCGGACCAGGAACCAGTCCCCCTCCGCCTTGAGCGGCTGGAGCCGGTCCCCGTAGATGCACTGGCTGACGAGCTCGGCGGCGTGCGAGGGCGTGCGCCGAACGTCGGCCACGCTGCTGACCGGCATGAGCAGCTCGGGTAGTCCTGGCGCCGGCAGGACACTCGCACGAACCGACGCCGCCTGCGCGGCGGCGAGTTTCAGCCGTACCATCACCGCGGCGGACACGGCGGCGTCGCTGCATTCAAAGCCAACCACGGCGCCGTCGGGCGGTAGCGCCCCCGCCTGCGTGAAGACCATCCGGTGGTCGAGGCCCCGTTCGGCAAGTTCGGCGGCAATGGCGTCGTTGATCGAGCGCAGCATCGTCACCCGCCCCGCTTCGATCCGCCCAGGCGCGGATCGTAGAGGTCGCGCAGGGCGTCGCCCAGCAGATTGAAACCGAGCACCGTCATCGTGACCACCGTTCCCGGTGCCAGCGACAGCCAGGGCGCCACGCGCAGGTAGTCCAGGCCACCGCTGATCATCGAACCCCAGCTGGGTTGCGGGGGCTGCGCTCCGAGCCCGAGGAAACTCAGCGATGATTCGGCCATGATCGAAGCTCCCAGTCCCATGGAGAAAATCACCAGGATCGGCGTCAGCACGTTGGGCAGCAGGTGGCGCACGATCACCGCCGCATCGCTCGCACCGAGCGAACGTACCGCGAGAACGAACTCGCGCTCCTTGAGCGACAGCACCTGCGCACGCACGAGCCGTGCCACCCCGGCCCACCCGACGATCCCCAGCGCGACGAACAGCGCCGTCTTGCTCGGCCCCACCGCAGCCATGACGGCAATCAACAGCAGCAGTCCGGGATAGGCAAGGGTGACGTCCGCCAGCCGCATCACCGCCTGGTCCACGCGCCCCCCGAAGTAACCGGCCAGCAGCCCCAGCACGGTTCCCAGGACGAGTGCCAGCAGCCGGGACACAACGCCCACCTGGAGCGAGAAGCGCGCGCCGAACATCACCCGGCACAGCACGTCGCGCCCGAACGCGTCGGTGCCAAAGGGGTGCGACACGCTCGGCTGCTGCAGCGCGTCCTGCATGGAGATCTGGTTGGGCTGGTACGGCGTCAACCAGGGCGCAAACACGCCGCCCAGCACCACCAGCAGCACGAGCGCCGCCCCCACCACACCGCCCCGGTTGCCCACCAACCGGCGCAGGACGCCGCGCCGCGCCGGGCGGGCAGGCAGGGTTTCCCTGACCGGAACGGGTGCCACGGCCATCACGACGCCGGCCTCCCCAGCTTCACGCGCGGGTCGACACGCGCGTAGAGCAGGTCGACGGCGAGGTTCACGATCATGAACAGGATGGCCATGAACAGCACCGAACCCTGGATGGCAGGAAGGTCGCGCTTCATGATGGCATCCAGCGTAAACCGCCCCAGACCGGGCCACGCGAAGATGGATTCGGTGAGCACGGCGCCGCTGAGATAGCTGCCGAAGTCCACACCCACCACGGTAATGATGGGCAGCAATGCGTTGCGCAGCGCATGGCGCACCATGATACGCGCCTCCCCGGCCCCTTTTGCGCGCGCCGCCTTCACATAGGTCTCGTTGATCTCGTCGAGGACGCTGGAGCGGGTGATGCGCGCGACGTAGGCGGTCGAGGCCATCGCCAGCGTCACCGCGGGCAGGACGAGGTATGCGAGCCCCCCGTTGCCGAAGCCGGATGCGGGCAGGATGCCCAGACGCATGGAGAACACGTAGATGAGCAGCACGCCCAGCCAGAACACGGGCATGGACACGCCCACCACCGCGCCCCCCACCAGCAGGTAGTCGAGCGCGGAACCGCGCCTCCACGCCGCCAGGACACCGATGGTCACGCCAAACAGCACGGACAGGGACATCGCCGCCACGGCCAGGCGAAGCGTGGCCGGAAAGCGCTCGCGGATGGAGTCCCACACCGGCGTTCCGGTGACGTAGGAGTTCCCCAGGTCGAGGCGCACCAGGTTGCCCAGGTAATGCCCGTAGCGCACGTAGAGGGGATCATCCAGACGCATCTCGGCGCGCAGGCGCGCGATGGTCTCCGCGTCGTAGCGCTCTCCAACCATGCTCAGCACCGGATCCCCCGGCAGCACGTGCAGGAGCACAAAGGTGATGGTCGCCACGCCAAGGAGCAGCGGGACGAACGACAGGAGACGCCTGACTGCGTACGCCAGCATGCGGGGCAGCATATGCCACCGCGTGCGAAGGCATCAACCGCGGTATCCGGATCAGGGGGCTTTTGTGACCGTGCTGAAATCGTTGCCCAGGTACAGGCTCGGCAACTGGTAGCCGGAAACGCGTTCGGACACCACGTGCAGCGTCGTGGGGAAGTACAGGTACACCCAGGGTGTCCGGGCGTAGATCAGGCTGTCGGCGGACGCGTAGGCTTGCGCGCGGGCATCGTCGTCCACCGTGCGGCTCGCCGCCACGATGCGCCGATCGACCTCGGGGTCCGAGAAGAAGGCCCGGTTCCCGCCTCCTCCCGCGTTGCCGGAGTGGAACAACGGAAACAGGAAGTTCTCGGCGTCCGGGTAGTCGCCAAACCAGTCGAGCAGGAACGCGTCCACCTTGCCCGCGCTTACCGCCTGCTTGAACGCCGACCACTCGCGGCGCACGAGCTTGGCCTCGACGCCCGCCTCGCTCCAGTAGCCCTGGATGGCCTCCGCAATGCGGTTTCCCTCGGTGCTCTCGCGCTGCCACATCTCGATGGAGAGCCCGTCGGGATACCCGGCCTGCGCGAGCAGGCGGCGCGCCTCCTCACGGTTGTACCCGTAACCCGGGCGCTCGCGGTGGCCAGGCAGGCCGGGCGGGATGGAACCGTGTGCGGGCACGCCCTCGCCGGCGGCGAGAACACGGATGATCTCGGGCACGTTGACCGCGAGGTTGAGGGCACGGCGCACGCGCTCATCGGTGAAGCGCCGGTTGTTGATCCCCACGTAGAACACGCGCATCTCGTGCCGCCGCAGCACGCGCGGGGCGGACGCCGGGTCGTCGCGAAAGCGCGCCGCCTCGGCGTCCGGTATCTCCAGAACGTCAATGGTTCCCGATTCGAATTCGGCCACGCGGGTGA
Coding sequences within it:
- a CDS encoding ABC transporter permease yields the protein MLAYAVRRLLSFVPLLLGVATITFVLLHVLPGDPVLSMVGERYDAETIARLRAEMRLDDPLYVRYGHYLGNLVRLDLGNSYVTGTPVWDSIRERFPATLRLAVAAMSLSVLFGVTIGVLAAWRRGSALDYLLVGGAVVGVSMPVFWLGVLLIYVFSMRLGILPASGFGNGGLAYLVLPAVTLAMASTAYVARITRSSVLDEINETYVKAARAKGAGEARIMVRHALRNALLPIITVVGVDFGSYLSGAVLTESIFAWPGLGRFTLDAIMKRDLPAIQGSVLFMAILFMIVNLAVDLLYARVDPRVKLGRPAS
- a CDS encoding C40 family peptidase codes for the protein MLRSINDAIAAELAERGLDHRMVFTQAGALPPDGAVVGFECSDAAVSAAVMVRLKLAAAQAASVRASVLPAPGLPELLMPVSSVADVRRTPSHAAELVSQCIYGDRLQPLKAEGDWFLVRMDDGYIGWIRSWHLVPVGEARHAAFTRRAGHRLRANHALVVAAPEAGALPVTDLVVGTLLVATPGGRRGWLAVELADGRGGYVRAGEVEKRPASGRAVRPDRLAATGLRFLGVPYLWGGTTPNGFDCSGLVQRIYRLHGRVLPRDSDLQARFGKKKTGLELHDFTPGDLLFFGRVPERITHVGMVLPDGVFLHAYGQVRVNSLDPKHPLYAAELARDLRGRRDPLTSA
- a CDS encoding ABC transporter permease — protein: MAVAPVPVRETLPARPARRGVLRRLVGNRGGVVGAALVLLVVLGGVFAPWLTPYQPNQISMQDALQQPSVSHPFGTDAFGRDVLCRVMFGARFSLQVGVVSRLLALVLGTVLGLLAGYFGGRVDQAVMRLADVTLAYPGLLLLIAVMAAVGPSKTALFVALGIVGWAGVARLVRAQVLSLKEREFVLAVRSLGASDAAVIVRHLLPNVLTPILVIFSMGLGASIMAESSLSFLGLGAQPPQPSWGSMISGGLDYLRVAPWLSLAPGTVVTMTVLGFNLLGDALRDLYDPRLGGSKRGG
- a CDS encoding ABC transporter substrate-binding protein encodes the protein MTPRPGAAAVAGMLAVALLAGCGREHSAPDVLELALETAPNRLDPAFAVDVAEGEICTLVYDGLVGLSPGGEIIAGIARDWEVEDDRRYVFHLDGSARFSSGRPLRAGDVVASFQRVLDPATASPRTWVLDRIRGAREFQQGAAAVSGLAARDDSTLVIELDEPFAPFLSMLSLPAARVVDVERLDGAGLPVGAGPWVVAEWVRSDRIVLEPNPHHRRRARHLRAVRYRIIPEPFTRVAEFESGTIDVLEIPDAEAARFRDDPASAPRVLRRHEMRVFYVGINNRRFTDERVRRALNLAVNVPEIIRVLAAGEGVPAHGSIPPGLPGHRERPGYGYNREEARRLLAQAGYPDGLSIEMWQRESTEGNRIAEAIQGYWSEAGVEAKLVRREWSAFKQAVSAGKVDAFLLDWFGDYPDAENFLFPLFHSGNAGGGGNRAFFSDPEVDRRIVAASRTVDDDARAQAYASADSLIYARTPWVYLYFPTTLHVVSERVSGYQLPSLYLGNDFSTVTKAP